TGTAAATGGGAATGTGGTGAGCAGTACAACATCAGCCGCTGTGTGGTTGTACAGATTTACTGGCTTTCTTGTAAAGCTCTGCTGTGTGGTCCCTTGCTCTGAGATTTGGAGGGGGTGAACTTTTCGCACCCGTGGTGCTCTGCCATTCAGTACTGCAGAACATGAAAGGATTTGCTCATAAGCTGGATATTTCTTTGTGCAGAAAAGTGCTTGTGTGCAGCttggaagaataaataaaacaatatgGCTGGTTTATTACCAGAAAACAACactaaataataaatttaagaACTAAAAGCTCTATATGTAAAGTAGATTTTGCAGTGCATTATGCAAAAAGCAAGAAGGCACCAGAGAAGGAAACTGCTGGAAAAAGGTAGGCTGGGAAGACGGACAATCTTGTGGACAGGACAATTAGATGTGGAGTGAGTCCCAAGCTGGTGCAGCTTCTAGGGTGACCTTGGGTAAGTTGTTTCTCCATATCTCCATTACCTGCTCTCTGAAAACTGGATGCGGTTTTACTGTCTCAAGGATTTCATCAGAATAACTGAATGTTCATGAACCACTTGGTTAACCTCAGCTGAGCAGCATGACAGACCTTCAGTGGCTGCCTTTTGCAGAGGGCAAGGCAGGCAGATACCTGGAAGCACTTGGGGGCGAGATTTCAGTAGCTTCTGCTTGCCACAATACTGAGTGTCTCCTGGAGCATGCTCTTGTCCCTGTGCCCCAGATGGGGAACAAAAAGCTGTAAGCCAGCCTGTCAGTTCTTCACTTCTCTGCCTTGAAGGAGCTGTAAAGAGGGAGAATGAGGCATGGAGGTTGTGTGATTTTCCCAGGGTGCTGGAGAGAGGCAGTGTTAGAGGGGAGGCAGACCCAGGACGTCTTGACTCCAGGTTTCTGCTTACATTTCTGAATTATTGCCACCCGAGAGCCCAGACGCAGAATCATACagtcatttaggttggaagggacctctggaggtctctgaACTTGGGCACTGTCCAGCTGAGTCTTGAATATCTTTTGGCCTCCTATCACAAGGGCCAACTTTGGCTAAGCAGGTAGTGGCCAGAGCTGCAGTTTGATGGCACTCCCCACCTCCATGTGCTTTTTCATTCTGCCAGTGTGGGAGCCCTGGAAGGTCTGGTTGCTGCCACCGCAGATGGGTTTGGGGTTGCAGGTAGTCAGCAGGAGGAACACCCATTCCCAACCCTTCCAGTCGTCTCCTTCCTGCTCTCAGCCCAGATGTCCAGTGCACTTCTCCCagttctccctcccttcttttccttttcctttctgtgatgATGAGGCATCTCAACTTTTATCCTTGGGGGAGCACCACTCCATTTTACTTCCACACCTGGGATGGTTAGCTCTACAATCTCTTTTGGGTATTGATTTCCCAGTTTACCTGTCATAAGCTCTCAAAAGCACCAGCAGAAGTACAAACAGATGTGCATCTTGGGGTCTCGCCTGTTGGGGTTTATCAGCTGATGACGtttcttctgggttttcttGCCATGAAACTTCAGAAGGGGGGTTGCTTCTGAGAAAGGTCTGATCCTGAACTTCCCTGCTGGGGCTCTGCAACCAACAGCAAAGAGTTCATCCttctggcagctgcagcagactTAGCTATCTATTTCATGCCTGGAGAGCCTGCAGGTCTTGGCACTGAACATCTCCACGGTGGGAGCATGGGTTGAGGGCTGGTGCCCTGGGGTGTTGCATGCTGGAGTGCTCTTGATGAGAGATGTGGTTGCAAGAGTGAGCGCCCTTCGCCCCCAAGAACATGGGGTGGAAAGCAGCTCTCAAAGGATTTGTCCTCAAGTGCTACTTCTAAACCACCCCAAATATCTCTCTGATCCCTCTCTGCTCTCACAGTTAAGGTTGGTAGAGGgtctgcagaggaaagaaagtcaGAAAGGTTCTTGTAAGgtcctgcattttctgtttggttgcATTTCTTCTCCCTAGTTCTATTCCCCATCCAGATGAGCTGTTGGGGCAATTCGGACATGCATTGggtcttttccttctctctccgCCCCCCAAGGATATCTGACTTGCAGGAGATGCATTTGTGAACACTGTAAGATGAAATGATGCTGTACCGGGAGCACTGGTCCTATCAGGGCAGGAGGACGCCTGGCTGGAGAGAAGGTAGCAAGCATGGTGCAAAGCTAGTGTCCATATTGTCTGCAACCTGTTTCCAACAAAGCacacaagcagcacagggaaagaGTAGAAGAACAGGGTGAACGTACATGATACTTCCCCTAATATCAGTCAGCCACTGCCTTCTTCAGTATGTGTGGTTTTCTGACTTTGCTGGAGCAAGCACATGAAGGAGCTTTCTTGGAGTGTTTCTCCAGGACTGCTTTACCTGACGCATGCCCAGCTGCAGATGGGGAGCATGGCTAGAAGCAGGTTTGACTTTGCATGGAGCTGCAAATGTGGTGCATGTTCCTTGATTGAGATAAAAGCTTCCTAAAGCCAGGGATGCAGTTTATGCCCTGAATTTGCAGATTACAAGACCTTTTACCGGTTGTGCGTGTAGCAGCGTTGATCTTAGCCTAGGAGAATTTCTCTGTACCTGTGAGCTCTCAAGATGGTACAAATCCCTCGTGATGATCCCTGAGGCTGTAGCATGTGAAGCATTTCAGAGTGAATTTTCCATCTGCTCTCAAACGTACCTTAAAGCACACACCTAATAGATTTATTCTCCTTGTTCAACTGCTGCTGTTCCCAAAGTGATCGGAGATTTGGGGTGTAATCCTTTCCTTTGAGAGCATTAGGAAGTAGAAAGTTATCATTGCTGAAGGGCTGTTTTGTGTTcgtttcttttccatttcaccaGAAACCCTGTTCTAAAGGGAGGGaatatgctgtattttctttgtttagcagaatttttctgcttctccttttaaaaaaaaaaaagtgttgtggggtttttttatctttgatttcatttttagtgCTAGTGAAAAAGAGACTTGGCAATAGAAATTGTCTATTCAAGACTGGACAGATAAAACACAGGAGCCGCTAACACGCACTCCTTGACATCCTTTGCCATTCATCAGGACGGAACCAGTGTGACAGAGGTGGGTACGGTGCTTTGTTCTCCACAGAGAGggccagcacagcagcaagtTTGTGGAGGTAACATAGAAGTGATAATGCTGCAGACCCCTCAGTTGATGAGGAAAGAGTGTAAGGACAAGTATGGGTGCATACAGACAGTTTGGGAGCTGTAATTTAGTGGATGCAGGATCCCTGTGGATTTTCCTCCTAGAAAGTTCAGTGCAGTCTGTGTTACCATATTGTGCCTAATGATTATTTATTGCTGTGCTAAGCTCTGGAGCACCGTAAGTTTAAAATTTCAAGGCTCTGTTCACAAATATGCTGAGAAAGGAACAATATTTCCCTAATTTTATAGAGGAGATGGACAAAAGGAAGCGTAAGCAGCAAGGAATAGGTGCGCTCAGGTGTTTGCAGAAGGACCTTGGTGACTGAACATTTGCAGAGTAATGACTCCATGAGCATCCACAGATCAGACCAACCTGGCTCTTTCTactagaaatgcaaaatgaggGAGAACCTCAGGTATTCCCATAACTTCACCGGCATGGGGAGTGCCTACTGTGGAGTCGAGGAAAGCTGGGAACACAGCCTGAGATTTGAACTAAGATGTGACAGCGTGCTCAAACAGCAGTTTAGTCTCGCAGCCCTgtgctgtgggagaaggaactgCAGCATGCAAACCTGTCATGCTCGAGAAGTCAGTTGGATTGGCATTTGGGAAGAGGCTCTGGTAATTAGCCAGCTTCTGATTTCCCGAGAGCTATTCCTGCCtctttttgtatgtgtgtaatTAGGTCTATCAGGCAGCAACATTGTGGTATAATGTCAACAGGAGTTTCGCAGTGTGGGGCTTGATCAGTTTAAAGAACTTAATAGTAATAGGGAGCGAGAGGAATGAGTTGGCTGGAGAGCACAGCAACTAAcctgtttctcctcctcccaaacTTCTTTTTGGGAGCTATGGAAATCAGCAGCCTTTTCCCCCAGGGCTGCTTATTGCTCTTAAATACAACACTGAAGTCTTTCTTGGTAAAACCACAGACTGGGTTtttacttagctttttttttttttaagtcctaaTAACAATGTGTTACAACCTCAGACTCTATCGAGTTGATGAGAAATAAAGTCTTAGTAATGAAGAAGAGTCTGAGAGTGGGGCTAAAGTGCTTGCTTTATTGCAAGCACATATTTCATACTGACAGTCAATACTTTTAACTGATCCCAAGCCACGtgtgttgcattttaaattccTCCACAGCCTGCTCTGGTCTTTCCCGTGtggtcttttccaaactagCAGCAGAGTCATTTTGTCAGCTTCAGGTTTCTGagtgtatggattttttttaattcacagacCATGTTTTTAAGTCAGGAGGATAAAGTTTGTTCTGTGTCAACTGAGTGGAATGACCAGAGGAGCCCCTGGAAGGATTAGGTGGCAGAACAGCTGCAGAGGATCATGTGTGGGGCAACGGATTTAGCTTTTCAAGGACCCCAGTTGCCGTTTTAGGGAGTCCAGTTTGCCATTTCATTACTGTTTAGGGCTCATAAATGGGCAAAGCAACTACAAAGGAACAAGATTCAGATGTAGTTTCAGCTGATAAGTTTTGGGACTGCTTTTACTGCCTGTGGGGCTGCAGTTTTCTCTGGCTAGTCTGAAGCAACATGTCCACGTGCCTCCTCATTCTTTCTTGGCCACATTTATGATCCCTTGTTTCTGTGTTGTCTCAACACCTTGCAGGGTTTGACCGCACTTATCCCATGGcatccccaaacaaaaaaaaccagcagagctTGTTTTCCCATGTGTGCCTTGAAGTTAAGCTGGTTTTTAGATTTGCTGGTGTTCAAGTGAGCGTGTGCTTTGGCTTTTCCCTCGGGAAAAGGATTAATAAGGCAGCTCTCATCTCCTGGCCAGCTGTTTGCAGAAAACTAGTAGCAATTGTAAGATCTTTGCAGCCCCTATGAGACCAGGTTCAAACAGCAGGGACTGACTGACTGGTGCATGCACATGGGCAGTGACAGCATGAGCTTTATTTCTTGGGGAGAGcttaaaaaaggaggaaaaccagtTGAAAAATAgactttgaaagcttttttattactatttttgcCTTCAGTTGCCTGGTTTGTACACTGGTGCATGTTAAAACACTTCTGTGTGTAGCAGTAGTCCCAGAGGCACGATATAAGTGTGCTGCTATTGCCAGGGCTCCCTGTGCCTGACTGACAGTGCCGTGCAGAAGCGCTGGGGATTTACATTCATCACCAGGctctctcccagcccaggcaaATGCAAGTTGGTGTACAGAGAATAGTATTAAAATGTcctgccagcagagctgaagcCTCCCCCATCTGCCCGCAGCGACTGTACTGCCAAGATCCAAGAAAGCTGATTTAGTCTTTTGCTGACTTTTTAGCCCTTTTATCCTCCCGGCTTTCTGAGATTTACACCAGTGCTGTTTGCCAGACAACGTTATGAATTTAAAATCTGCCTTAATTTTAAGTGTCCGTACTGCTGTGCAACTCAGTTGCAGGTCAGGCTGGGGGGGATTCCCATTTAATTGTGGGGCATTAAGCTACCGACAACAAATGGCCTTGTAATGAAATAGGCCTAGGAATTGTCCTGTATCACTCCGCTTGTTTCCCTTTTCATTATGATTTTTCCTGATTAAAATCAAACCTTccgtttattttttttctgacacacGCTTGTGTGCTGCACTGAAGAGTATTCCTGACTTCGCTCTGCTCCTTTAAGGTgaacttctgttttgctttggcCCATTTCCAGATCTCTGTTTCGGCTGAGATTTGCTTCCTCACCTTCTTTCTGCTAATTCTTGATGAGTAGATGAGAGGAGTATTAAATAGATTTAGTGAAAAATGACCGTCACCAGTGTAGATGACTTTCCTCTAATTAAAAATTGAAGCAGAAATGAATAAGCTTCTCTTGAGGCTGTGGAAGAGTTGACGCTAAGCACAGCACTGTATTCATCAGTGATGTGGGAAGTCCAGTATATGAAAGAATATCCCAGAAACTTAGGTACCTCAGAGGATGCTAatagaagggaagggagagttTCTAGTGGCAGTATATTCATGTGGCCTAGATTTAAATCTGTTGGCATAGACCAAAGACTCAGAGCTGAATTTGCTGTGTCCTTGATTTTTATGCCCATGCTAGGTAGGCATTCAGTGCCATATCAAAGTTCTCCAAGCAAAAAGGCTTATCTAAGCAAGCTGATACCGTTTCAGTGGTGTGGGACCCAACGGATCCTAACTTTGGCATCTTTGCTTTGATGTACAGTGTGGACTTTTCCAGTTTTGACCAGAAATTCTCTCTCGTATGCCAGCCAGTGGAGATAATCAGAGCCAACAGGTGTATGTTCCCTTTAAACTTTCTCTTGCAGTGAATCaaaattttccagcaggaaatgaaagcagaacaCTTCATCTAAAAATTCCTCATCAGCTCTAGTCACTAGACCAGAACAATAGTGATTACACTCAGTTATGCAGTACAAATTCACAACACGCCAGCAAAAGGTGGGTAGAGAGAGCAGGTGTACATTAATATCTCCATTTTGTACATGAGGAGACAGGGGCTTGCAGATGTTAAGCAGCTTCTGCAAAGTTACACAGCAAGACGGTGGCAGAAATAGGAAACCAGATCCAAGGGCTGTGATTTTTCTGGTCTGGCCACTGAAGCATGCAACCCTAATGAGAAACAGAGTGGCCGGAGAAAGCCATGTGTCCGCATCTAATGAATCCCATCACTTTCTCAGCTTTACTGGTATTAACCCCGGAGGTGTTAAGACATGTACGAAGGTTGCTCTTTTGCAGAGAGgacagttgcttttaaaaactagCAATGTCTTAGGTCACTAAGGGGTCGTTTTGTTTGCATTGTCTGAATATATGATTGTTCTCTTGTAGGAATGGCAGAGCATCAGCTGTGCAGCAGCGATGAGAAAGACTGACATTCGTATGAGTCTCTCCTGGCTCCTTCTCCACAATGGATGGTACCTCTACATATTCATTGGATGGTAATGCAGGATGTCAAGAGCAGCGGTAGAGTTTGGCTTGATcccactgtgtttttcttctgctggttGAGACTTTGAATCACCATGACAACGCTGTGACACTTCCAGCAAAGGTTGCCTGCAGACCaagggtgggctgggggtgggtgAGAAGGTCAATGATTGAGTCTAACGGGATCAAAAGTTGCGCCTGCAGCAAAACGACTGTAGAAAAGCCGTCAGCACGACAAGAAGATGAAATTCCCCTTCTATTGGCTTCTCGTTAAGCAGGcacaataacattttttttcaagacacTCGCTATAAAAACTCTTTTGGTTATGGCTACTGATCCAACGTGATTGGGCACGCAGTGACTTTTGAACTCATGACTGGATATACGATGTTGCGGAATGGGGGAGTGGGGAACGGAGGCCAGCCGTGGGTGTTGAGATGGTCCAGTCGGATCCGGCTCACCTGGCTTAGTTTCACCCTCTTCATTATCCTCGTCTTCTTTCCCCTCATTGCCCACTACTACCTAACCACCATCGATGATGCGGATGATGCCGGCAAGCGCATCTTTGGCCCTCGGACTGGCAATGAGCTGTGCGAGGTAAAGCATGTGCAGGACCTGTGCCGCATCCGCGAGTCAGTCAGCGAGGAGTTGCTCCAGCTGGAGGCCAAGCGGCAGGAGCTCAACAGTGAGATCGCTAAGCTCAACTTGAAGATTGAGGCCTGCAAAAAGAGCATTGAAAATGCCAAGCAGGACCTGCTGCAGTTGAAGAACGTCATCAGCCAGACCGAGCATTCCTACAAAGAGCTGATGGCTCAGAACCAGCCCAAGCTCTCCTTGCCCATCCGGCTGCTGCCAGACAAAGACGATGCAACCTTCCCCCTGCCAAAATCCAACCGGAACTGCAGGCTACACAACTGCTTTGACTACTCACGCTGCCCATTGACATCTGGCTTTCCAGTCTATGTCTACAACAGTGATGATTACCCTTTTGGTAGTTCCTTAGACCCTTTAATTAAACAAGCCTTTGAGGCAACTGTCAGAACTAATGTTTATgttactgaaaatgcaaatattgcttgtgtatatataattttagTGGGGGAAATGCAAGAGCCCGTAATGCCAAAACCTACTGAACTAGAGCAACAGTTGCACTCTTTGCCATATTGGAGGACTGATGGACATAACCATCTCATCATCAATTTATCAAGGAAATCAGAAACTCAGAACTTCATTTACAACATCAGCACAGGGCGCGCCATGATTGCCCAGTCCACCTTTTATGATGTGCAGTATCGACCGGGGTTTGATATTGTGGTATCGCCTCTGGTCCACGCTATGTCGGAACCCAATTTCCTAGAAATCCCGCCCCAGGTGCCAGTCAAGCGTAAATATCTGTTTAGTTTCCAGGGGGAGAAGATCGAGTCTCTCAGATCTAGCCTGCAAGAGGTTCGCTCTTTTGAAGAGGAAATAGAAGGCAACGCACCAGCTGACTATGACGATCGGATCATTACCACCTTGAAGGCTGTTCAGGACAGCAAGTTGGACTTTGTTTTGGTGGAGTTCACATGTAAGAACCAGCCTAAGGCGAGTCTGCCCACTGAGTGGGCTCTGTGTGGAGAAAGGGATGACAGACTAGAGCTACTGAAGCTATCTACTTTTGCACTGATAATCACCCCAGGGGACACCCATTTAGTGATCTCCGCTGGGTGTGCCATGAGACTGTTTGAGGCTCTGGAAGTTGGAGCCATCCCGGTGGTTCTCGGAGAGCAAGTTCAGCTACCCTATAATGATGTGATCCGGTGGAACGAGGCAGCCTTAATTATACCAAAGCCACGTATCACAGAAGTGCACTTTCTTCTGAGAAGCATTTCTGACAACGATCTCCTTGCCATGAGGAGGCAGGGCCGCTTCTTGTGGGAGACCTACTTCTCCACCTCTGACAACGTGTTCAGCACAGTCTTAGCTATCATAAGGACTCGAATCCAAATCCCAGCTGCTCCTATCCGAGAAGAAACCGCTGTGGAGATTCCCCATCGGTCTGGCAAAGCTGCTGGTACAGACCCCAATATGGCAGACAACGGTGATCTGGACTTGGGGCCTGTGGAAACGGAACCACCCTATGCATCTCCCAAATATCTCCGCAATTTTACCCTCACTGCAATGGACATCTACAGAAATTGGAATTCTGCTCCAGGGCCTTTCCACCTCTTCCCCTACACTCCCTTTGACCCTGTTTTACCATCAGAAGCAAAATTTTTGGGGTCTGGGACTGGATTTCGACCAATTGGTGGAGGAGCAGGTGGCTCTGGGAAGGAGTTCCAGGCTGCTTTGGGTGGCAACGTCCCCCGGGAGCAGTTCACAGTAGTGATGTTGACTTACGAGCGGGAGGAAGTGTTGATGAACTCCCTAGAAAGGCTCAATGGTCTCCCGTACTTAAATAAAGTTGTGGTAGTGTGGAACTCTCCCAAGCTTCCCTCTGAGGATCTCTTGTGGCCAGACATTGGCGTCCCAATCATGGTAAGAAAGTTGTAGCTACTATGGTCTTGCTTCCTGGTGGGGTTTGTACATTGAAGTTGGCTGTAGCTCTTCTGTAACGTGTCAGCTCAGCTTAAGTCATCTAGGACAGCATTCATCTCGAGTGGTTGTAGATATCTGTACCTGATCTGGACACTTTATCCACAGAGAAAACCAGGGAGATTACAGGTATGACTCATCTGACCCATTTTAAGTGTTTCCATGAGAATGCCATGGCTCCTGCTCTAGAAACGCCTGTTTCTCTCCATCGGCTTTGAAGGGAAGCCGATGTTCAGAGATGGATGGCTATGCTCTGTGGATGTGTGAATTTAGGTGAGATAAATTGCTGTTTTGAGAGAATTTGTTTGGTGGCCTTCAGGTTGTGAAGTACAGAAGCTGTTACGTAGGAGAGCCTAAATTGTAAAAATACGGGATCTTTAGAGGTGCCAGGTATTTAGCACTCATGAAACTGTCATTGCTTGTATGGAGCCTAGTATGAATCTCAAGGCTTAAAGCCAGAGATTCTTCCTTATCAAAAATCTTTGCTTAGGCTCTTTAAGTGTCACACTGTGAAGACGGTTGGCACTTCATAAATACCTAAGTAGTGACTGTTTCTGCACTTTACCAGATAAATCtttcataaaaacaaaagagggaCCTACTGAAGCTGTGCAAAGTCATTTATCACTTTATATTACAAGggatggcagagaaggaaatacaaGCCAAGGCCAACACGACCATAAGAGCTTCCATGCTCCAAAGGTTGTAAGTGAGTTTTACTTAGGTTTaggttgattattttttttcccagccaaaCTGAAGAAGCAACACCTTCAAAGACCAACATTCATTTTCATGCCCAGCTACTCACTTGCATATTGGCAGTGTTGCTTGTGAGGAGTTAATTCTCCCTAAATTATTACTTaggtatgtatgtatttattttaggaatTCTCTGTCGTCCTGGTATAATTTTCTGCACTGGCCATTGTTAACAATCGATATTAGATATAAATCTCTACGTGCTCACATAAAGAGAGCATGGGCATAGAGATGCTAACAAGAAGCAACACTGTGTTGTCTGAATCCGGTTGTGTTTAGAGGACAAATGGAAGGATAATGCCTTACAAAttagggaagggaaaaataaaagagggtGATGGTACTTAAGTACGCAAACTGCGTGTGGTTTATGTGACAGGACGCTACTAAGCTTAATAGCAATGTGAGCTTTATGCTTCATGCAAAGAGATTCATTGATTTAATATTTcgttttattattattgtgatGAATAAATCCTTCTGCTCACATTTAAAAACCCTTATGGTCCAGGGACAATGAGGAGAGAAAATTGCTTGGATAATTGCAAAATAATCTTTCACATTAGTCCTGTTGAATGCCTGAATTCTGCAAAATCTTCGCATTGTGTCCGCTGAAAAACTGTGTACTCCTTCAGAACTGAAGAGTGGGGATTGTTCTCCTTGGAGTTGCTAATGGGTGttatttgtgaaagaaaaataggtttCTGTTGGTGGAAGTTAATGGCTTTTTTTACTCTGCTCTCACCTCCACATCTATTGTGTTGGAGGCCCACTGGCTTTTTTGGGGGACTTTGACACGTGTGAGTTGCTGTGTGTCGCCTTTCAGCCATGCGCTGGGGTTTGTGTGCTGTTGGGGGATGCTTGGTACCGCTTGGTTCAAGAGGAGGAAACTGTCTTGTGTCTGCTTTGGGATGTTGGGTGGTAACACTATGTTCATGGCCAAGTGCCAGGGAATGGCTGGAGCACCGTGAGCTTCTGCTGGGGTCCTTTCTGAAGGAGCACATTGGTCTGACAATAGGTAtgctttcttgctgtttttctaaatcccatttttttaaaagagcccAAGTCTCTTGGGATCTCTCATAGGAGGCTTAACCCATTGCAGCTTCCCTGCACCATCCTGCTGAAGTGCTTGTTGGTAAGTCCACATCCAGACTGGGTCTTTAAATCATGTTGGGAGTCTGTAGTATTCATCTATATGAATGGTTTAATACGGTAATGATACAAAAATTTACCTGGGCTTCATCAAACAGTGACAGATCCTAAGATCTGTTGTGGAGAGGGGCTACAAGAACTTGGGGAGTAGAGGTGAGGCTCCGTTTGAGCCTCAGTGGCTGAGACGTGGGATGTGCTAGACAGGGTAGCCAGATGTGCAAGCAGGTGGGTACGTGGGGTTGGTAAGAAACACAAGCCCTTATGACTGCTGATGTCAAAAGaaactgcagagctgtgaattttatttctttatggggaaaaaagtgtctTTTGATGGGGAATATCCAATTCTCTCAGATCTCGAAGCAGTGCTGTATCTCTATGTAATAAATATGTTCCAGTAACTTTAGGGTGCAAGGAATTGCCCTGTGTTCAAGTCCCAAAGCACAGAGCTATGCAGAGGTAAGTCGAGGGAAAGAGAAGTGGACGGGCACAGGATCCAGGCACCATCTGACTGTGAGGAGTAGTGCGACAGCAGCACATGTGCGTCAGCATGATCCGTGATCAAAGCACCCAAAGCCAGAAGGTTATCGAGGTAAATCGCAGCCTCATGAGGCAAAGCAATGTGTATAGCATGTCCTGGGCTGAAAGAACCGTTGGAAGCATAATGTAGTCCCAagtcccaccagcagcaccttgGTGGGACTTCAGGCTACACTTCAGCTGTGTGGCTTTATGCTAGCCGAATACCCAAAGGAGAATTAGGCTTCCTCCTTTAGCCTTACTGCATGGGCTGACCTTAGTTCATTAATAAGTTCCTTGAAACTTCGTTTGCAAACTGTGCTGCTTGGTTGTGATTTGGTCTTCTAAAGCAGGTTATGCGGTTTCTTTTCCCTGGTGGGTTGGGAGTTAATCAAGACCAAAGCTTAAAGCTGTGTTAGATCTTTGAATCTTTCATGGATCATGAGATAAACAGGGCTATAGaatatgtttgattttttaGAAACTTTTACTTAGATATAGATTTCTTGTGATGGCATAATTtactaaaaaaatcagtaagattCCTTAGCTGCACAGGAGTCTCTGATAAAATATTCTGGCCCTGTACTGAGCTTGAAGTGACTAggtataaatataatttaacgTAAAGTTGTGTGTGTAGTCATTCAAGGCTGCCCCTGGAACAGATGTAGGTAGATTACCCTTTAATTTAAAGTGCCTTTGTGCTGGAGTTGAGCTGTAAAAATTGTTCCCATCTCACGTTAAATAGAATCGCAGCAAAAAACAAAGGTTGTGAGAAGTCTTGTTTGTGCAAGCTTACAAACACTTGCTTTCTGCAAGTGTTTGTATCTCTAGCACTGCATTAGGAAAACTTCCTCAGACAGAAGAACCTGGAGAGCGTGACTCTACCAGCACCAACAGTGACATTGCAACTACTGCTTAACTTCTGAGCACCTCCCTGCAGGATTTACCCAGCATTGATGCATCCTTCAGGATACGTACTTCAAGATGTCTGCAGCATC
This window of the Buteo buteo chromosome 17, bButBut1.hap1.1, whole genome shotgun sequence genome carries:
- the EXTL3 gene encoding exostosin-like 3, which translates into the protein MTGYTMLRNGGVGNGGQPWVLRWSSRIRLTWLSFTLFIILVFFPLIAHYYLTTIDDADDAGKRIFGPRTGNELCEVKHVQDLCRIRESVSEELLQLEAKRQELNSEIAKLNLKIEACKKSIENAKQDLLQLKNVISQTEHSYKELMAQNQPKLSLPIRLLPDKDDATFPLPKSNRNCRLHNCFDYSRCPLTSGFPVYVYNSDDYPFGSSLDPLIKQAFEATVRTNVYVTENANIACVYIILVGEMQEPVMPKPTELEQQLHSLPYWRTDGHNHLIINLSRKSETQNFIYNISTGRAMIAQSTFYDVQYRPGFDIVVSPLVHAMSEPNFLEIPPQVPVKRKYLFSFQGEKIESLRSSLQEVRSFEEEIEGNAPADYDDRIITTLKAVQDSKLDFVLVEFTCKNQPKASLPTEWALCGERDDRLELLKLSTFALIITPGDTHLVISAGCAMRLFEALEVGAIPVVLGEQVQLPYNDVIRWNEAALIIPKPRITEVHFLLRSISDNDLLAMRRQGRFLWETYFSTSDNVFSTVLAIIRTRIQIPAAPIREETAVEIPHRSGKAAGTDPNMADNGDLDLGPVETEPPYASPKYLRNFTLTAMDIYRNWNSAPGPFHLFPYTPFDPVLPSEAKFLGSGTGFRPIGGGAGGSGKEFQAALGGNVPREQFTVVMLTYEREEVLMNSLERLNGLPYLNKVVVVWNSPKLPSEDLLWPDIGVPIMVVRTEKNSLNNRFLPWDEIETEAILSIDDDAHLRHDEIMFGFRVWREARDRIVGFPGRYHAWDIPHQSWLYNSNYSCELSMVLTGAAFFHKYYAYLYSYVMPQAIRDMVDEYINCEDIAMNFLVSHLTRKPPIKVTSRWTFRCPGCPQALSHDDSHFHERHKCINFFVKVYGYMPLLYTQFRVDSVLFKTRLPHDKTKCFKFI